The genomic interval AGGAGAAAAGAAAGGGAGAACTTCCCCCACCAATTTTATAAGGAATGTCATTAAGGGTAATGgattctaattatttttattttattttttaatattaaatatataatgacaattttgtcctttaaaatatgtcttacaaaataactaccatataatatagtttaactcaaaagggcaatttagtcaatttaagcattccgattacgtttcctaataaagtaaacaagataaatcactaccattccatttctaaaaaaatttagtaaacaacatattacaaatattgattccgattatttttatttattccgttacatttcttctttaatttattccGATTCTGAATACTGTATAGTAAACGTGCCATACATTTTTAGCACTTCATTAAATATGAtgtaatactttataacaaacTTGTATACAATAATACTTTTCCTATATTCTCAAACTTACTTGAACTGCTCATACAAACCAACTACACATATAGAAAGTAATAATCAAATCAACAAAAACCTAAACTTTTTACCATGTAAATACTAGAGTTTAAATAATAGTATAGGGTCTTGAAGATTTTGACACAAGACAACATAAAAGCAAAATTCAATAATTTCCTAATCTTTGACACTAAACCAAAGCAAACTATGTATGTAGTTAACGAAAATCCGTGCTAGAAGGGTTTCCCGTCACAAAAAAGCAGGCAGCGAACGAGCCTATCCTTCTCGAGCCTACTAAAATAGTGTAAGCTCACCAAGCCTAGTCGATCCTACTCATGATGGAAGAGTCCATAAACCGGCTTTGAACTTTCTATAGAAATCGGTTGATTTTTTAGAGACGACATAGAAGACTGCAGCATCAGCAACCAAGGAATTCATCAGAAAAATCGATAACATCAATTCCCTTAAAAGCTTTGATGTAAAATGAGAACATGTTAAACACACCTGGGATTCCTTGAATGATGAAGTTAGGCTCTTTCAGTACATTGTGAAGTGTTCTTCTTTCATTTACTTTGATCCATTTTGAGGAGCCTAATCGAAATATAACTTTCTAAGATTAGATGGGACACTAGAGAGAAATGTTGCAAATAAAGAAAGGGAATGAAATACTGTCTACCTGCAGAGATACCGAGATTTGCATCCTCAGCAGCGTCCTTGTCATCATCACCGATGTCTTCCACATTAGAAGCTGGAGTACCCTCAAGGAGATACTGAAGAATTTTTTTCTTTGGTAGGCAAACTCCTGAAGCAGCCTGTTAAAGCAAGGTAGAAGAGTTTGAAATGAGGCATAAAAAGGATGCAAACTTACATTACAAGGATATCGAGTCGAAGCCAAAGGATTGAGATGATTTCCTATATGAATTCCAGAAACTTAACACTTGAAAACTTTAGTGTCTATTGCCTAGGCACTTCAAATCCTCATGTAAGATAACAACCATGTACTTATGATTTAGGCAACAATAACAAGATAGGAAAAGAGTCCAATAAGAGCCTAAAGGCCATGAAATTTTTGTTCATGGTGAAGATCACTTCTAAAGAATGTCAGAATGTTTTCAAAAACCATAACACTCAaccaaaatgaaaaaagaagaGACAATATCTTACCTCATAGTATAATTCGATAGCTTCGCGAGTGTAATTGTTCTCTGTATCCCATGGCAAAGGTGGAGCACTTTCTGAAAACATGTTTGAAAGCTAAGGACTCCAAATAAAGTTAAACATAATGAAGCAATACATTAGCATTAATCAACAGAATTCATAACAACCATGAATTAGTCCCTTAAAGCTCTCTAAATTAAAAGGATATCATGTCGAGATGAACTGTAAACATGTCTGTCTCACAGAAATCCTCAATAAAATCACTTGACATAACCTCGGCATAAAGAAGAAGAACAGGCCAATGAACCATCTTATTCTTATCCATTAATGGCTTTCTTAGTCCAATAAGGTCTCTGAACATTGGTTTCCCAATCTTATAACCTCTAGATTCAATAGCTGAAAGAAGGTCCTACATGATTGAGCAAAGACTAATACATGAGTGGTAACAATTAAATGAAATCCCATATCAGACATTGCTAAACAAATGAAAATAATGAAGGAGACCTTAGCTTCTCCAACAGCTTTGGAAACTTGAGCCTGGCGTTGTTCTTGTTCAAACTTCAGAGAATTAATCTGCCTCAAAAGTTTCTTCAGTTCTTGGTTATCCGGGTCATGTTTAAGTCCATTCTCACAATGGGATTTGGCCTCAGATAACAAGTTCAATGACAAAGACGCTTTCGCAGCTCGATACAATGCCTAGTTCAACAGTTATTGAAATTTCTTCAAACatgttaattattaaaaaaattatagaatgTTTCTACAGTGCACCTCACAAATAAGTGCATCATACACCCCTTCATGTTTTTGATATTCGAATAgttataatttgaatttatgatgatttatattgtagttatttaagacaatcAGCAAAAATTT from Cannabis sativa cultivar Pink pepper isolate KNU-18-1 chromosome 4, ASM2916894v1, whole genome shotgun sequence carries:
- the LOC115715186 gene encoding uncharacterized protein LOC115715186, giving the protein MALWMEPGSEPLTETEKADLDAIAALKESSAIELKEKGNEFVKMGKKHYSEAVDCYTRAINQKALGDSETSIILSNRAHVNILLGNYRRAITDAEDAIKLSPTNVKALYRAAKASLSLNLLSEAKSHCENGLKHDPDNQELKKLLRQINSLKFEQEQRQAQVSKAVGEAKDLLSAIESRGYKIGKPMFRDLIGLRKPLMDKNKMVHWPVLLLYAEVMSSDFIEDFCETDMFTVHLDMMFSESAPPLPWDTENNYTREAIELYYEAASGVCLPKKKILQYLLEGTPASNVEDIGDDDKDAAEDANLGISAGSSKWIKVNERRTLHNVLKEPNFIIQGIPVFYVVSKKSTDFYRKFKAGLWTLPS